In Acipenser ruthenus chromosome 33, fAciRut3.2 maternal haplotype, whole genome shotgun sequence, the sequence AGTCttatttcttttggttttgtattattatttgttattatactcTACAGGATGATCAACAGTGGATGATAGAACCCCTCTGCCTCCATTTTCTGCCCTGGTGCATAGAAGTCTTCTGGCTGGCAATTCAAGAGGGATATGGCATAAAATGGTTGATGAAGTATCTAATTATTACCTGGCTAATTATCCCAGCCTAAGTGACAGTTCTGAATACAAGGCCTTTGGAAAAAAAGCTGTATAGCAAATACCCATGCATTAAGCATGAAGGGAATGAACCATGGGTAAGATGGAATTCAAgtatgcaaaacaatacattggGAAATGAAGCTTGCCATTTCTTTCTGAAACTTGATGTATTTATTCACAATTCTTGTTTTCACCTCTTGTTCTTTTGTAGTCCTTATTTTCTAAGTGCCTCAGTCAGAAGATGAGGCACATGAGGTggtctttaaaaaggaaaaacctgCCCATTGACTCCAGTTCGGCACCAATTATGGCAAAGAAAGCCCAGGTACCTATCATACAGAGGCCTGAAGAACGGCCCGATGAAGAATACGTCCGCCATGTCGAAGAATTAAGAAAAGAATTTGACTAAAGCCTAATGACAATCACATAGACATTCTTCTTAAAGAAACCTTTGGCAATCGTCGATTGTGGCTGACCACTCTTCCAGCTGGAAGAATTAAACCAGTTGTTGAAGTTTACCCTTGTTTTGAATGGGGAAAATGtgtaagtatttgtttatttactcatgTTATTGTAAAGTTATAGAGAGGATACTACAATTCACCTGCTTACAGttaactgcattattattttccttctacAGTTTCATCAAACAGTCAATATTTCTGATcactaaaataaaattcaaattgtGGTTGTGAATGTTGGTTTAAAGGTTGCGATTTGCTTTAATCCAATTCAAGTAcagttattatgatgatgatatacagaaactcattttgtgacatttattttactttatttcttattcattttaagtaaatatttatttttaatgtaatgtcaaCCATTTTCTAAAACTGTTATCTGACAGCATAGGTCCTGGGTTTATAAATTCTAGTTCAACATTCCTGCTTTGgaggtagtttttatttttttttattttttacaacttgTGCATGTGTTTTTCTATGAGGTAATGGGTGAATTTGCAATGGTCCTTGGAAGTACATGATTTGAAACATTGTGCAAAAGGGCTGAACAGGTTAGGACGGTCTCTGAGTTACTGATTGGATCCAAGAAAGAGGTGAGGAAATAAACGATCACAAAACACATTGTATTCTTGTGAATGACTTGTGGCTTTGCCAGCTGGAAACGCACGaaggtaacaaacaaaaagaacaaaccccctccctctcccccttcacACCCCGCCACTGTACAAAGCAATCACTTATACAAAGGTCATTACCCCCGCCCCATTATCATTTCAGGGAGATCTCAGAATGCTACCTGTAATTCAGCTCATTGAAGAAAAAACGAAATTTGATCAAGGAAAGGGGAAAAAGTCAGTTTCGGTCATCACTGTATACAAGGTAATTATACCAAATaacattaatcaaaatgtttgggagtggggggggggcacCCATTGACTCAGCTTCAAACAAGATGTCCTCTTATTGTCATTCAAGCATAATTATATTGACTTATAGAATGCTAACTATTgacacagtacatttaaaatcatCTTTCTTTTATCtagcaaagtacaataaaaatgttatattttatatatttatattattttgtcatcatttcattatgttatatttttcaggatATATCTACAAGTGAACTTGACAAGTACCTGAAAACCACACAAGAAGAACCACCGCATCTTGTTCTTTGTGTTGCAAAGAACACCCTCCAGGAAGCTGTAATAGTAGGGATACTGTTGCGATATTTTGCCAAGCAAAAACTGTATTGGATGCTGTGCTTGTTCTCCTGGGAACGTACTATGCCTTCCACCTGCAGTACCCCAAAGTTTATTCGCAGGTGCTTGGATTCCTGCAGCAATATATATTGGGAGACCCATTTACTGGATGCAAATCCCATCAATACAGATTTATTTGCAAAAGGGTTTAACGATTAAATTAATGAATTACAACAATAACATTCTTACATAAttgtaaatatctgtaaacaaattaaataattgtaaattatttgttaaatCTGGATTTCATGATAAggtagtatgtttttattgtgtatttaaataatttatttcagggaGTGGTCATATACAGTATTCTATTTGATGTTTTAGATGTTTTTAATACaatcatatatatgtatataggtgtaacagattttattctacaaattttaaatatttattacaattcaaatacttGTTACTCTTGCAAAagattttttgtgaaaaaaaaaagtttttggcttaactttgaaatatgcaataaataaaagtaagttgtttaatttgtgtctttttgtattgtaaaaataagagAGCATTTATGTGTTTAGATCTTAAACACCTGTAGATTTGTAAACGTGTTCAGGTGTTTATAAAGTGTTACAGCGAATAAACATGTTCACGTGTTTATTACTTAAACACCTTAACGCGTTTATattctaaacatgtttataaagtaaacgccttgacgcatttaaaaagtgttacagataaGTGTTTATAACTGTTCCAAACTTAAACACATGGTTTTAGAGTGTAATATCACAGATCTATAATAGACGCAACAACTTTATTATCAGCAGGAAATGATTTGTAGAGTTCTTTCTACACCCATTTTGACCACAGAGAGCCACAGAGAGCTGGGGTGGATGTGAAATACTGCAGAAGTGTCACAAAGTACAGTTTGTGctgaaactgagagagagaggagaggagaatggctctgaGCACTGAGCAAGCTCTGGCACTGCTACTGATCTTAAACAGCGCTCACCTCACAGCAGGTAAGTGATTCTCTCAGAGCAGTGCTTCACAACCTCTACTAAAGTAGGGGGCACATTGCTGTTTAGGGATTTCCCTACAGAGCACTAACAGCTttggacaaacacaaacactgttataTTACAAACTATACAGGGAGCAGCATTTTACACTAACATGTTGTTTGTAAGACGATTATGGATCTAACAGTACACCtaacagtgtaaaatatgtgaaatgtcagGGAAGACTCCACaatattttaaactgcaacaaactcttctcttaggtgaaatggatttgtaattgcaaaaggcagcatttaattacattttagcatTGGAAGAACAGCTGAGTCAGGTACAgtaatgaaggcactagccaaaacatgttactgtttatagttcagtaaaaacatgtttaaatcgcAGCGTGTTTGttctgctatttacgatattaaatacaccacagcaagcgcGTTGTCATATGTTTGAGATATTTTCATTGGTACAATCTGAGcgctaaatttagtgaatggcgTTTGTTCTTCTGCCATCGAGTAATCTGCAgtacatttcaatttgaattcccttcattttttcttctcagtagtacacttcctaattacagtcccaagtatttctgtgcgttcagctttcacatttcttaaaatggtcagtttgagaaataaactttgttttccctccagcagctgaccctgctttagtacaaaactcccGCGGCATTACTGTTTATCATTATGGTGACGTCACCGTGCCTGCTTCATTGctaaagagatattatcagctcatcatccaaCTGGGGAATCTGCTGCGCAGTTAAATCATGCTTAAACTCCTGACGCGAAACAATGTAAccaaatctattatatctgggatagCTGCGGCTGCTAAACAAGATGCAACAGAAGATCTGTTCGTGTATCTATAAAACTTTATtcaggcactctacgatttgactggcgaaagacaACGTTGATTCACAAAGAAAACAGACactattttttaatgtatactgTGTTCAATTATAGTTTCggttatggaggatattttatgatcttttgaagctgcgtgtttctgACTTGGCGTTGTTCCTTTTATAATGGGATGGGGGGCCACAATATTTCATTATGAAAACTGGTGCGAGAGGGACCATTTTTCGCGTGACATTTGTCTTTCGTGTAATATttggacacacagagatactctTCCAAACTCTCCAGTCTCTGGATCTCAGGAAATCGTTTGATCGACTCGACAGTCCCCTACATGCACTGAAGCAACTCGGGGAAGATGCCAAGTTTGAGGGATTTTATGAAGAAACTGTACAGCTCCGAGGCCATGGAGAGGAACGCAAACGAGAAAGACTCCGCCGTGGCTGGGATGATTATGAACAAGGGTTCAGCTGCTTTAATGATGACACTTTCTAAGCAGCGGTTCTCAAGCTATGGGGCTTGGCAAGGGGTGCGTTAAGTGCGTGCGCGGctcagagcggctcagtaaaGAATCAGCTTCACGACTCGCTCGgttccgctcccgctgagccgctcagagccgatcctgagcatttctcatcagGGATCAGAGGGAGCGGAcggaatggacacctgcaggaaacaagtggagatgacaggcaggattgacaaatacgatgaactggtttcgacttatgaagttatgtattcattggctaaataagatggtaaaaatggttgttttcaaatttgtatcatttaatttcattttttaaaaatgtagagcTATTTTATAGTTACTAATGAATTATTAtaaggcttgtagtattaatattattcatactTTTCATTATTAATGTCGATATTGTCGGTATTagacacagccagatatgaggttcagtccaaacagagcgccgaactcagcgaggtccagcaggggacagtaacttcacacgggtccatttcatcaaccatcccctcagaaacacaaacaaccaAATCATTATTAATTATTGTGAGCGTTCCCTCTCTGAGCGGCGCACTTACTGAACGCAGCCATGGTGACAAGGGGGGAGCGAGCTGCGTgtccttttatttattaaattatttttgtttttgagtcGTTGGATGATTTGAAgaaaattacaaattattatatattttaaatgtattatatttagaaataactaaaataaaataacgcaaTAAACGTTTGTTTAACGTGCTAATGTTCCTTAGCAACTGTGATACGTCACACGTACGTTGCGTGGTCCCCCCCCCAGTAAACTTGTAAACAGTCTGAGCAGCGCGCTTACagagagaaaatatataaaggaaacaggaaaagaagggaagttataataaataaagatgacagaaaaataaaggaaaacaaagacagacaaaggactacagatagagggcgctaatcatctacaataatagatggaatgcgccctatagattaaccagaagaagaagcagcagcttACAGAGAGAAACAGCTTTAATGAGAAACGGATCGTTTTGTGACAAAGGGAGAAAAACGAACAACACAAACCGAAGAGAGGACAGCAGCGGAGGATCCAGCAAAACACAGAAGCAGAAAATATGAGGAAGCACTGTTATGTTCACTAATGTTTCAATAATGAAATCTATTTGTTATTAATGAACAGCTAGCTTGTGCTTGTCCTTTATTGACATGCTTTCTAAAGTTATTTTTCGAAACTTCCTATAGCCTGGAAAACTACCTCATAACTTACTATCAAATCTAGtagtgacaccttgtggtcatgatATGTAACTGCACATCATTACAAGCATATTTAAAACTGGGCTTTACATGGAGCGGGTCCAGCGATGCACCGAGGAATCAAATGTGCGGCGAAATCCTGGCAAACCACAGCATGCAGCCCTGCAAGCTACACCAGCATCTCGAAACACGACAACCCTGCCTTAGCATCTAAACCCGTCATGATTTTACACAGGAAGCGCTAtgagtttatttctttatttatttatcgcatttatatagcgctttttatacaaaagtatcgtaaagcactgtacagaacatagcagaaaaaaatacaaaccacaatacatttgaatagcatgtcacacatacaactgccacaagcagaccatttaaataacagagttAAACAACAGTATACACCTAATAATACAGAAGCAGAAATTgtgaagttacattaaaaccaactaagataagaaagttaacaggacaaaaaaaaacaaaataagattttagctgcttccatttgttctgtttttgaatgaatacttctgaaactcatactgctctatattgatcaaatcccttctactcttttgtttttttgttttgcaacatataggattttcagtttgttatattgttttagtaaactggggAGGCGCAGATATTTTTTTCATAGCTCAGGGAGGCTCACTATGGCAAagtttgagaagcactgctctGAAGACTTCTCAAAAGCAAAGGGGTTCCCTGTTGAGACAAAGATGCTGTTTCACACAAAGGTTGAAGAATGAACTGCACGCTATCTACGAGGATGCTcgctgttgttgttattgttcagTTACCAGCAATAATATTGTGATCCTGACACACAGTTAAACTGCATTTCATGTTGTTTCtaattctttattaatatttgggTTTACATACACACAGGGAAAGGCACAGGGGCTGCAGTCATTGCTTCTATTTAGTATATTCCTCTCTGTGGAAACAATTGCTGCACTAAATGTAAACATTTCGGGTATTCTGGGGGGATCAAACATGCATGTGTGTAAAGAGCTTTATTTCAAATGTGCAACACTTGGGTTTCCGTCATAATTTAAAGTCTGATAATGCCGCGGCGTTATTGAAGTAAGCTTGTTGGTTGACAGTGAATTagactgatgttttttttttttttttttttttttttaatcataatcgttcccttgtattttttataataggCACAGtagtgtctgatttattatttattattattacacggtGTTGGTATTATCGTCTGCTTTCACGATTGCATATTCACTTATTAGCGCTTTGCTTTGTTGCTGTATCGTGTAGTAAACAAACACACGTGTTTATGTAAATGGCAGCATTTGTATTGAATAGCATCGTTTCAAATGTAAAAACAGGAGTGAAACAGTCGGACCCGCTGCTAATATTTTATGCCTCCCCAATTTCTGGGTCCCCCAGCCGCTCCCGCTGCCCTGTCACAATGCTGCTGACTGAGTCTGAACCACATGTTTTTATTGGGTTGCTTGTGTTGTATTTGtcctttattgttttccaggacccccttgtaaatgaggcctcggtctcaatgggtaaatctcctggttaaataaacaaaccaacacaaaataattgggaaccaggaagcagcagaaacttttcatcgatagcgttgtctttgaaagATCTGCAACGTCAAAAATACGAGGAAACAAGCGAAATATCATCAACAGAAGAATGTAGGTGTTTATTCCATTGAGTTTattgtctcttctctctcttatAGCAGATTGCTCTGCACAAGACCCTGTTGCTGTCTCTGGCTCAGCTGGGGGGAGAGCAGTGCTGCCCTGTTCTTACACCCCCACCCCTGGGCAGGATGTAGAAGTCAGATGGCATGCATATCCAGATCAGGGAGAAGCTGTTCCATTAATCAACTCAAAGACCCCCTCAGCACCCATCCCTGCGCAGTGGAGCGGCCGAGTGAAGCTGTCTGATGAAGTCTCCTCTGGAAACGCCTCTCTGCTAATCTCTGAGCTCAGACTGGAGGACACTCTGCATTACCTGTGTGACGTGTGGATCAATGGGATATGTGTCACTTACAGGAATGTTAAACtgacagttcaaggtaaatataataaacatgttctggTTGGTGAGTACTTGtgttaaaattaagaatatgtgctgaactgctgaaaccactcaaggtcctgtgtgtgactacatgaacaccctgccttgttttcagcacacacagacaatggggtttgtttaagggtcattttcctgctggtcagttacgttacagctctcttgttttgtttttttcttgctgaacAAAATGTTCTTCTGCTCCACTGGCATTTGGACCTCTGCTAGGCAGATTTCAGCTGCAGTCCTTACTGACAACTTACTGACTGCTTGGGTTTAGATTGTTGATTTCTTTTGATTGGttgttttgtgtaatgtattcTCTGTGGATTAACACACAGGGGTTTCTGGTAGAATCATAACATGCAGTATAATTTCAAATAACATCCACACATTCATAACAAAAGCAAACTAGAATACAGAACCTGAGAAGGGCTGCCAACACCAAACCCTTGTGTTTACCATTGAAGCTGTGTGTTCAAAGTCCCTTCATTATCCCATATTGTAAAGCTCACAGATCTTCTCAGTCAATCGGTTTCTAAGCACAGCGAGTTCAGTCATTATCCCAGATGTAAATTAAGCTAATGGAACTTTTAAAAGCTTAATGTCTAAAGCAGGGATTCGCAAAGTGTGGCCCGCGGTCCAAATGCGGTCCGCGATTGCACTGTCTGAGCCCGTCGTCAAATATTTCTTAAAGTTTTCTATATTTTCTTGGAATGAAAAGACCCAGGCCATTAGAAGATAATGTTCTGCTCAATATTGGTACAAGCTGCTACAGTAGCTTTAAGAACATGAAAACAAGACCCACGTGCAGCCAGGGGGGAGGGGATTCGGAGACTGCTGTAACGAATTAAACAAGACCAACGTGCAGCCAGGAGGGAGGGGATTCGGAGACTGCTGTCCCGAATGAAACAAGACCCACGTGCAGCCAGGGGGGAGGGGATTCGGAGACTGCTGTCCCGAATGAAACAAGACCCACGTGCAGCCAGGGGGGAGGGGATTCGGAGACTGCTGTCCCGAATGAAACAAGACCCATGTGCAGCCAGGGAGGAGGGGATTCGGAGACTGCTGTCCTGAATGAAAACAAGACCCACATGCAGCAAGGGGGGAGGGGATTCGGAGACTGCTGTCCTGAATGAAACAAGACCCACGTGCAGCCAGGGGGGAGGGGATTCGGAGACTGCTGTCCTGAATGAAACAAGACCCACGTGCAGCCAGGGGGGAGGGGATTCGGAGACTGCTGTCCCGAATGAAACAAGACCCACGTGCAGCCAGGGGGGAGGGGATTCGGAGACTGCTGTCCCGAATGAAACAAGACCCATGTGCAGCCAGGGAGGAGGGGATTCGGAGACTGCTGTCCTGAATGAAAACAAGACCCACATGCAGCAAGGGGGGAGGGGATTCGGAGACTGCTGTCCTGAATGAAACAAGACCCACGTGCAGCCAGGGGGGGGGGGATTCGGAGACTGCTGTCCTGAATGAAACAAGACCCACATGCAGCCAGGGGGGAGGGGATTCGGAGACTGCTGTCCTGAATGAAACAAGACCCACGTGCAGCCAGGGGGGAGGGGATTCGGAGACTGCTGTCCTGAATGAAACAAGACCCACGTGCAGC encodes:
- the LOC117968960 gene encoding uncharacterized protein LOC117968960 isoform X2; its protein translation is MALSTEQALALLLILNSAHLTAADCSAQDPVAVSGSAGGRAVLPCSYTPTPGQDVEVRWHAYPDQGEAVPLINSKTPSAPIPAQWSGRVKLSDEVSSGNASLLISELRLEDTLHYLCDVWINGICVTYRNVKLTVQGPPKRDSTTSRTTTTTTPTTRPSATPTTRPSATPTTRPSATQETSPCPTQQGNAAAQRRSFCMKPL